A DNA window from Mucilaginibacter xinganensis contains the following coding sequences:
- a CDS encoding M28 family metallopeptidase gives MNINYKLILCIISVAFLAGCKQNKEATSVINADEIKNHIAVLANDSLTGRRPFTDGEAKAIAYISSQFKKEGLEPGNKGSYFQDVPMVEVTSTPVAQMAITGTKGKTSLNYPIDFVASTRQEVPEVQLTNSPLVFAGYGIVAPEYHWNDYAGLDVKGKTVVVLVNDPGFKSGSSTLFKGDTMTYYGRWTYKYEEAARQGAAGILIVHQTEPASYGWSVVANSFTGAKLYLQQADKHLSRCKVEGWITEDAATKLFTAAGITGDFRALARKKDFKAIPLNQTINLSVKTRLKYSTSHNVIAVLKGSTTPGECVIYTAHWDHLGIGKPDAKGDSIYNGAVDNASGVAAVLNVAKAFAHLKDKPKRTIVFLAVTGEEQGLLGSEYYATHPIYPLNKTVADLNMDALGSYGETNDFSITGKGQNDLEDYVAAFAKADGKKLTGDKKPGAGGYYRSDHFNFAKVGVPALDMNNGAESTAHGEAYGKQKQKEYNDQHYHQPSDSYSADMDASGMAQVANLLFKVGDKLANESTFPGWKNGSEFKVVREKSMGK, from the coding sequence ATGAATATAAATTACAAACTCATTTTATGCATTATTTCTGTTGCTTTTTTAGCTGGATGCAAACAGAATAAAGAAGCCACAAGTGTTATTAACGCCGACGAAATAAAAAACCATATTGCCGTGCTGGCGAATGACTCACTCACCGGCCGCAGGCCTTTTACTGATGGCGAAGCAAAAGCAATAGCCTACATATCGTCACAATTTAAAAAAGAAGGACTTGAACCAGGTAACAAAGGCAGTTATTTTCAGGATGTACCGATGGTCGAGGTGACCAGTACCCCGGTTGCACAAATGGCAATAACCGGAACAAAAGGAAAAACCAGCCTGAATTACCCCATCGACTTTGTGGCTTCTACCCGCCAGGAAGTGCCTGAAGTTCAGTTAACAAACTCGCCTTTGGTGTTTGCGGGCTACGGCATAGTGGCCCCGGAATACCACTGGAATGATTATGCCGGACTTGATGTTAAAGGAAAAACTGTAGTGGTGCTGGTTAATGATCCGGGATTTAAATCGGGCAGCAGTACACTATTTAAAGGTGATACCATGACCTATTATGGCCGCTGGACCTATAAATACGAAGAGGCCGCACGCCAGGGAGCAGCAGGTATCCTTATAGTGCACCAAACAGAGCCGGCAAGCTATGGCTGGAGCGTAGTAGCCAACAGTTTTACCGGCGCCAAGTTGTACCTGCAGCAAGCGGATAAACACCTATCGCGATGCAAGGTTGAGGGTTGGATTACCGAAGATGCTGCCACAAAATTATTTACCGCCGCAGGCATCACCGGCGACTTCAGGGCGCTTGCACGCAAAAAAGATTTTAAGGCCATTCCGTTAAATCAAACTATCAATTTATCCGTTAAAACCAGGCTTAAATATTCAACATCTCATAATGTTATCGCTGTACTGAAAGGCAGTACAACCCCTGGCGAATGCGTAATTTACACCGCGCATTGGGACCACCTGGGCATTGGAAAACCAGATGCAAAAGGCGACAGCATTTATAACGGCGCAGTTGATAACGCCAGCGGCGTGGCGGCTGTATTGAATGTAGCTAAAGCGTTTGCGCATCTTAAAGACAAACCCAAACGCACCATCGTATTTTTAGCAGTAACCGGCGAAGAGCAGGGTTTGCTTGGGTCCGAATATTATGCAACACACCCCATTTATCCGCTGAATAAAACCGTTGCAGACCTGAATATGGATGCATTGGGGAGTTATGGCGAAACAAATGATTTTTCCATAACCGGTAAAGGCCAAAATGACCTGGAAGATTATGTAGCAGCATTTGCTAAGGCCGACGGCAAAAAGCTGACAGGCGATAAAAAACCCGGCGCCGGCGGGTACTACCGGTCTGACCATTTCAACTTTGCCAAGGTTGGTGTACCCGCATTGGATATGAATAATGGTGCAGAAAGCACTGCACATGGTGAGGCTTACGGCAAGCAAAAACAAAAGGAATATAACGATCAGCATTACCACCAGCCATCTGATAGTTATTCAGCTGATATGGATGCCAGCGGCATGGCGCAGGTAGCCAACCTGCTGTTTAAAGTGGGCGATAAACTAGCTAACGAAAGCACATTCCCCGGCTGGAAAAACGGATCTGAATTTAAAGTTGTGAGAGAAAAATCAATGGGAAAGTGA
- a CDS encoding exonuclease/endonuclease/phosphatase family protein produces the protein MKIITWNANMAFRNKAHLLMCYEPDILVIPECENPEKLKFRSGEIMPADIIWHGNNTNKGLAIISFGDYKLTLMDEHDADLRTILPITVSGAKEFTLFGVWANNPADKANQYIGQVWKALHCYEQLLNNNPVILAGDFNSNTIWDKPRRQGNHSTVVEKLLAKGIESTYHHYFGFSQGEEAHATFSLYRHKDKPYHLDYCFASADFIKDLVSVAVGSYDDWAMHSDHCPVIVEFK, from the coding sequence ATGAAAATAATTACGTGGAATGCAAATATGGCTTTCAGGAATAAGGCACACCTGTTAATGTGCTACGAGCCTGATATACTTGTCATTCCGGAATGTGAAAATCCCGAAAAGCTGAAGTTCAGATCCGGAGAAATTATGCCGGCTGATATTATATGGCATGGCAATAATACGAATAAAGGGCTGGCTATAATCTCATTTGGCGATTACAAGCTAACGCTGATGGATGAACACGATGCAGACCTTCGCACCATCCTGCCAATAACAGTGAGTGGAGCTAAGGAATTTACGCTTTTTGGGGTTTGGGCAAATAACCCTGCTGATAAAGCTAACCAGTACATTGGCCAGGTTTGGAAGGCGCTGCATTGTTATGAGCAACTGTTAAATAATAACCCGGTTATATTAGCCGGCGATTTTAACAGCAACACAATTTGGGATAAGCCACGCAGGCAGGGCAATCATTCTACCGTGGTTGAAAAGCTTTTAGCAAAAGGGATAGAAAGTACTTACCACCATTATTTTGGGTTTTCGCAGGGAGAAGAGGCTCACGCCACTTTTTCATTATACCGGCATAAAGACAAGCCGTACCATTTGGATTACTGCTTTGCTTCAGCCGATTTTATAAAGGACCTGGTATCGGTAGCGGTGGGCAGTTATGATGATTGGGCGATGCACAGCGATCACTGTCCGGTTATTGTTGAGTTTAAATAG
- a CDS encoding SIMPL domain-containing protein, producing the protein MKKLAILIALVVITGRVFAQSVDLRRRIEVSGTAEKEVTPDIINVSISLQEYLDGKKKITIDQLENQLESAVKEAGIAKEDFTVNNVSGWNNTYNKKKTPDFLASKQYNIKFHDLNKYNQILNKIDPKGIQSTNIDSYDYSKIEALKSELKIKALLAAKEKATYLLAAISDKVGDAISITEVDNGNYTAPRPMMFKSMAADANGGPAESDITFKTIKLSFQINAVFEIVK; encoded by the coding sequence ATGAAAAAATTAGCCATTTTAATAGCCCTTGTTGTAATTACAGGGCGGGTATTTGCGCAAAGCGTTGACTTGAGACGCAGAATTGAAGTTAGTGGAACCGCTGAAAAAGAGGTGACGCCTGATATTATTAATGTTTCTATTTCTTTGCAGGAATACCTGGATGGAAAGAAAAAGATCACTATTGATCAGCTGGAGAACCAACTGGAAAGTGCTGTGAAAGAGGCAGGAATAGCAAAGGAAGATTTTACCGTTAATAATGTATCCGGCTGGAACAATACTTACAACAAGAAAAAGACACCTGACTTTTTAGCCAGTAAACAATACAACATTAAGTTTCACGATCTGAATAAATATAACCAGATCCTTAATAAAATTGATCCAAAGGGAATCCAGTCTACCAATATTGACAGTTATGATTATTCAAAAATAGAAGCCCTTAAGAGCGAACTTAAAATAAAGGCGCTGTTGGCAGCAAAGGAAAAAGCAACTTACTTACTGGCTGCAATTAGTGATAAGGTTGGCGATGCTATCAGCATTACCGAAGTTGATAATGGCAATTACACTGCACCCCGCCCAATGATGTTTAAGTCAATGGCTGCAGATGCGAATGGCGGTCCTGCTGAATCTGATATTACTTTTAAAACAATTAAACTAAGTTTTCAGATCAACGCCGTTTTTGAAATTGTAAAATAA
- the serS gene encoding serine--tRNA ligase, producing MLQVSYIRDNREQVLERLAVKNFKQPELVNEVIELDDQRRSTQTSLDNTSAEANAAAKQIGELMRAGKKDEAEGLKAKTGTWKEDIKKLGDQLAVVEDELYQKLVLLPNLPHNSVPKGLTPEENEVVLENGAKPQLPDNALPHWELAAKYNLIDFELGVKITGAGFPVYKNKGAKLQRALINYFIDEAEKAGYSEVSVPLMVNEASGFGTGQLPDKEGQMYFVGEDKLYLIPTAEVPITNMYRDVILKGEDLPMKNCGHTPCFRREAGSYGAHVRGLNRLHQFDKIEIVQVVHPDKSYETLEQMSLHVQGLLQNLGLPYRVLRLCGGDMGFASALTYDMETWSAAQQRWLEVSSVSNFESFQSNRLKLRFRNAEGKTQLAHTLNGSALALPRIVATLLENNQTEKGIKIPEVLVPYTKFEWID from the coding sequence ATGCTGCAAGTTAGTTATATCCGCGATAACAGGGAACAGGTTTTAGAACGTTTGGCTGTAAAAAATTTCAAACAGCCTGAATTAGTCAATGAAGTTATTGAACTGGACGATCAGCGCCGTTCAACTCAAACCAGTTTGGATAATACCTCGGCCGAAGCCAACGCTGCAGCAAAACAAATCGGCGAGCTGATGCGTGCCGGTAAAAAAGATGAAGCCGAAGGCCTTAAGGCAAAAACGGGCACATGGAAAGAGGATATAAAAAAATTAGGCGATCAGCTGGCTGTTGTTGAGGATGAGTTGTACCAGAAACTTGTGTTACTGCCCAACCTTCCGCACAATTCAGTACCTAAAGGATTAACACCCGAAGAAAACGAAGTAGTTCTTGAAAATGGTGCTAAGCCTCAATTGCCTGACAACGCGCTACCGCATTGGGAGCTTGCTGCCAAATACAACCTGATTGATTTTGAGCTGGGGGTTAAAATTACCGGTGCGGGTTTTCCGGTATATAAAAATAAAGGCGCTAAACTACAGCGTGCACTTATCAATTATTTTATTGACGAGGCTGAGAAAGCGGGCTACAGCGAGGTTAGTGTTCCGTTAATGGTTAATGAAGCATCCGGTTTTGGCACAGGGCAGCTCCCTGATAAAGAAGGACAGATGTATTTTGTAGGCGAAGACAAGTTATATCTTATCCCTACTGCCGAGGTACCCATTACCAACATGTACCGCGATGTTATTTTAAAAGGCGAAGACCTCCCGATGAAAAATTGTGGTCACACGCCATGTTTTCGCAGGGAGGCCGGCTCTTATGGCGCCCATGTGCGTGGCTTAAACCGTTTGCACCAGTTTGATAAGATTGAAATTGTACAGGTGGTACATCCTGATAAATCATACGAAACACTTGAACAAATGAGCCTTCATGTGCAGGGACTTTTACAGAATTTAGGCCTCCCCTATCGTGTCCTTCGTTTATGTGGTGGTGATATGGGTTTTGCTTCTGCGCTAACATACGATATGGAAACATGGAGCGCGGCTCAGCAGCGCTGGCTGGAGGTTTCATCTGTATCAAATTTTGAAAGCTTTCAAAGCAACCGCTTAAAATTACGCTTCCGTAATGCCGAGGGCAAAACCCAGCTGGCACACACCCTTAACGGCAGCGCACTTGCTTTACCCCGAATTGTGGCAACGCTGCTTGAAAATAACCAAACAGAAAAAGGCATCAAAATCCCTGAAGTTTTGGTTCCTTATACAAAGTTTGAGTGGATTGATTAG
- the rsmI gene encoding 16S rRNA (cytidine(1402)-2'-O)-methyltransferase: protein MSQQGKLYLVPTPIGNLEDITFRAIRILKEVDLVLAEDTRTSAPLLKHFEINQKVFSHHQHNEHQSSNEIIRFLKEGKNIALISDAGTPAISDPGFFLVREALKNDIEVECLPGATAFVPALVNSGFPTDRFCFEGFLPLKKGRQTRYKTLATEERTIILYESPHRFVKTLDELATYFGADRQISVSRELTKMFEETVRGTVEEVKTYFETHPVKGEFVICVAGAATKSSSKEKDLKNE from the coding sequence ATGAGCCAACAAGGAAAACTATATTTAGTCCCCACCCCGATAGGTAATCTTGAGGATATAACCTTCAGAGCTATCCGTATTTTAAAAGAGGTTGACCTGGTGTTGGCGGAGGATACCCGTACCTCGGCGCCGTTGTTAAAGCATTTTGAGATCAACCAAAAGGTTTTTTCGCATCACCAGCATAACGAGCACCAGTCGTCAAACGAGATTATCAGGTTTTTAAAAGAAGGCAAAAATATTGCCCTGATCTCTGATGCAGGTACGCCCGCCATTTCCGATCCGGGTTTTTTCCTGGTGCGCGAGGCGCTGAAAAACGATATCGAAGTGGAGTGCCTGCCCGGTGCTACAGCTTTTGTGCCGGCCCTGGTAAATTCGGGCTTTCCTACAGATCGTTTCTGCTTTGAAGGATTTCTACCATTAAAAAAAGGGCGACAGACCAGGTACAAGACCCTGGCAACAGAGGAACGCACCATTATATTATATGAATCGCCGCATCGTTTTGTGAAGACCCTGGACGAATTGGCTACTTATTTTGGTGCTGACAGACAGATCTCCGTATCGCGCGAGCTAACAAAAATGTTTGAAGAAACCGTTCGCGGTACAGTTGAAGAGGTGAAAACCTATTTTGAAACACACCCGGTTAAAGGAGAGTTTGTGATTTGCGTGGCTGGTGCCGCAACCAAATCCTCATCAAAAGAAAAAGACTTGAAAAACGAATAA
- the lnt gene encoding apolipoprotein N-acyltransferase, whose amino-acid sequence MKKNILLAILSGLMLWIAWPPMPYTTFFLFIGFVPMLVAIENIIRSNYTRKGKKIFGTAFLGFFVWNTLSIYWVYNALKMVGEFVALPISFIPYSLGPLLMAAACWLYYRLRLVTNRGWSLAGLVCFWIGYEYLHQSWDLAFPWMTLGNGFAVAHQWIQWYEYTGVYGGTIWIWVVNVLSFLIYVGLREAADRKLRLRLISAFVIVLIGPLSFSLYKYHSYHEQPNPSNVVVVQPNIDPYAKESSIPAFQQLSILTHLSDSIGQPNTEFFLWPETAIPEQINEESVRTNAHFLQAQRFLSKYKNGNLITGAETFKLYNKHTTQTETYDPQGRLYYDNFNAALNIENSAEVQFYHKSKLVPGAESLPFAGALSFLKPVFAHLGGATGSYGGQTDPSVFYSQSGIGVDPVICYESIWGGWIAESVHKGAQFIAIITNDGWWENTSGKDQHVDYAKLRAVETRRWVCRSANTGISAFINQRGDIVQQSKWWVKTALKQDINLNSDLTFYVLYGDYLAQAGSILAVLGIVFIVVRKFRK is encoded by the coding sequence ATGAAAAAAAACATCCTGCTCGCCATTCTCTCAGGTTTAATGCTTTGGATAGCATGGCCGCCAATGCCCTACACCACCTTCTTTTTATTTATCGGTTTTGTTCCAATGCTGGTTGCTATAGAAAATATCATCCGGTCAAATTATACTAGAAAGGGGAAAAAGATCTTCGGCACAGCTTTCCTGGGCTTCTTTGTTTGGAACACACTGTCCATTTACTGGGTTTATAATGCCCTGAAAATGGTTGGCGAGTTTGTAGCACTGCCAATTTCATTTATTCCTTACTCTTTAGGCCCATTGTTAATGGCCGCGGCGTGCTGGTTATATTACCGGTTACGGCTGGTAACAAACCGGGGCTGGAGTTTGGCAGGTTTGGTTTGTTTCTGGATTGGTTATGAGTACCTGCACCAAAGCTGGGACCTTGCTTTTCCATGGATGACGCTCGGGAATGGCTTTGCGGTAGCGCATCAATGGATACAATGGTATGAGTACACCGGTGTTTACGGCGGGACGATCTGGATTTGGGTGGTTAATGTTTTATCGTTTTTGATCTACGTTGGGTTGCGCGAAGCAGCGGATAGAAAATTAAGATTAAGGCTGATCTCAGCATTTGTAATTGTGCTGATAGGTCCGTTAAGCTTTTCGTTATATAAGTACCATAGCTATCACGAGCAGCCCAACCCGTCAAATGTAGTAGTGGTGCAACCCAATATTGATCCTTACGCCAAAGAAAGTTCTATCCCTGCCTTTCAGCAACTGAGCATTTTAACGCATCTTTCTGACTCTATCGGCCAGCCTAATACAGAGTTTTTCTTGTGGCCCGAAACGGCTATTCCCGAACAGATCAATGAAGAAAGTGTACGCACCAATGCTCACTTTTTGCAGGCGCAGCGCTTTTTAAGTAAATATAAAAATGGCAACCTTATTACGGGCGCCGAAACTTTTAAACTTTATAATAAGCACACTACCCAAACCGAAACGTATGATCCGCAGGGAAGGCTCTATTATGATAATTTCAACGCAGCCTTAAATATTGAGAACTCGGCGGAAGTGCAATTTTATCACAAATCAAAGTTAGTTCCCGGTGCCGAATCCTTGCCATTTGCAGGCGCATTATCGTTCCTTAAACCCGTGTTTGCTCACCTGGGCGGGGCAACAGGCAGCTATGGCGGCCAGACTGACCCAAGTGTTTTTTATTCACAAAGCGGTATCGGGGTTGACCCGGTTATTTGCTACGAATCTATCTGGGGAGGGTGGATAGCAGAGTCAGTACATAAGGGTGCGCAGTTCATTGCTATTATTACCAATGACGGTTGGTGGGAAAACACAAGTGGCAAGGATCAGCATGTGGATTATGCGAAGCTCCGCGCTGTGGAAACCCGCAGATGGGTATGCCGTTCAGCCAATACCGGGATCTCTGCATTCATTAACCAGCGGGGCGATATTGTGCAGCAAAGTAAATGGTGGGTTAAAACAGCTTTAAAACAAGATATTAACCTGAATTCAGATCTTACCTTTTACGTATTATATGGTGATTACCTCGCGCAGGCAGGTAGTATTTTAGCAGTGTTGGGAATTGTGTTTATTGTAGTAAGGAAGTTCAGGAAATAA
- a CDS encoding BadF/BadG/BcrA/BcrD ATPase family protein, translating into MILVADSGSTKTDWLLHVKDGEVKQFRTAGLNPYFLSEKEIVKILQEQGADMIAFAADIEEIYFFGAGCSSPDRHEIVTNAISQLFPKSYISVDSDLLGCAYATCGREKGLCCVLGTGSNISFFDGEDIHAGKHGLGFVLGDEGAGTWFGKALVTDFLYGKMPAEISQKFDEAYHITKEKVIKFVYQTPSANSYLASFTKFISEIRETDYAQNLLHKGLLEFIETNVKSYPQYHRYKCHFVGSIAYVFTNELTEVCTANGIQIGKIIKQPIHDLMGFILSREN; encoded by the coding sequence ATGATTTTGGTGGCTGATAGCGGGTCGACTAAGACGGATTGGTTACTTCACGTTAAAGACGGCGAAGTAAAGCAATTTAGAACGGCCGGACTTAATCCTTACTTTTTATCTGAAAAAGAGATCGTAAAGATATTACAGGAGCAAGGTGCAGATATGATAGCCTTTGCTGCGGATATCGAAGAGATCTACTTTTTTGGCGCAGGCTGTTCGAGCCCCGACCGGCATGAGATTGTGACTAATGCAATAAGCCAGCTGTTCCCAAAATCGTACATCAGTGTTGACAGCGACCTGTTAGGTTGTGCCTATGCCACTTGCGGGCGCGAAAAAGGCCTTTGCTGTGTATTGGGTACGGGTTCAAACATTTCGTTTTTTGACGGCGAGGACATTCATGCCGGCAAGCACGGTCTGGGCTTTGTTTTAGGCGACGAGGGTGCCGGTACATGGTTTGGTAAAGCATTAGTAACTGATTTTTTATATGGCAAAATGCCCGCTGAAATCAGTCAAAAGTTTGATGAAGCCTATCATATTACCAAAGAGAAAGTAATAAAATTTGTATACCAAACGCCCAGCGCCAATTCATATCTGGCCTCATTTACAAAGTTCATTAGCGAAATAAGGGAAACTGATTATGCCCAAAATTTACTGCATAAGGGCTTGCTTGAGTTTATTGAGACCAACGTAAAATCATATCCGCAGTACCATCGCTATAAGTGCCACTTTGTGGGCTCCATTGCTTATGTGTTTACCAACGAGCTTACTGAAGTTTGCACTGCAAATGGCATTCAGATTGGAAAAATCATCAAACAACCCATCCATGACCTGATGGGATTTATTCTGAGCCGCGAAAATTAA
- a CDS encoding response regulator has translation MAICFKTCLLIDDNYIDNFVTRKIIEGSNFAENIIVVRSATEAIDSLRDGLVKPDVIFLDVRMPQMSGFEFLEEYDKINISKDDIKIFMLSSSLDPMDMRKSSDNKYITQFIHKPLTQKALEELCP, from the coding sequence ATGGCTATTTGCTTTAAAACCTGTTTGCTTATTGACGATAATTACATTGATAATTTCGTTACGCGTAAAATTATAGAGGGCAGTAACTTTGCTGAAAATATTATCGTTGTCCGCTCGGCAACAGAAGCTATTGACTCTTTGAGGGATGGCCTGGTAAAACCTGATGTTATTTTCCTTGATGTCAGAATGCCACAAATGAGCGGCTTTGAATTTTTGGAAGAATATGATAAGATAAACATCAGCAAAGATGATATAAAAATATTCATGCTATCATCTTCCCTTGATCCCATGGATATGAGAAAATCAAGTGATAATAAATATATTACGCAGTTTATTCACAAACCACTCACCCAAAAAGCACTCGAAGAACTTTGTCCATGA
- a CDS encoding GAF domain-containing protein, which yields MPQKELERLQAVNRFLKLDFVKERELQEIVMLAAKICGTPTALITLIDEATQYIRFSQTFNYESTQRKDAFCNHVIGQDCVMVVPDALLDRRFEHNPLVNEAPFIRFYAGAPLITQDGHKLGSLCVINQVPGQLSENQQHMLQALARQVIQLMEFDASLTILKEQFVEAKRLAIELRSFFESSIDCHLLLGENFEIMAFNKAWESQVRKACRSHPAKGKSMIDYLDAENLSLFYRDYRRALKGTAVYDERNLKQDGKDCWQMVKFEPAFDADGKIIGVSFNSSDITKKVEHQQTVISQNAQLNEIAFIQSHELRRPVASIMGLMKLLKMDGRTDDIEEWQLLEVAVQELDDKIRMIVEFVNPA from the coding sequence ATGCCTCAAAAGGAACTCGAAAGACTGCAAGCGGTGAACCGGTTTTTAAAACTGGATTTCGTAAAAGAACGGGAATTGCAGGAAATTGTAATGTTGGCTGCTAAGATCTGCGGCACCCCTACTGCATTAATTACGCTTATTGATGAGGCTACCCAATACATCAGGTTCAGCCAGACTTTTAATTATGAATCAACACAAAGAAAGGATGCCTTTTGCAACCATGTAATCGGGCAGGATTGTGTTATGGTAGTTCCTGATGCGCTGCTGGACAGAAGGTTTGAGCATAACCCCCTTGTAAATGAAGCACCCTTTATCAGGTTTTATGCCGGTGCTCCGTTAATTACGCAAGATGGTCACAAATTGGGTAGTTTATGTGTCATTAACCAGGTGCCGGGGCAGCTTAGTGAAAATCAACAACATATGTTGCAGGCGCTTGCCAGGCAGGTAATACAGCTAATGGAGTTTGATGCCAGCTTAACAATACTTAAAGAACAATTTGTTGAAGCCAAACGATTAGCAATTGAACTGCGGTCTTTTTTTGAAAGTTCCATAGATTGCCATTTACTCTTGGGCGAAAATTTTGAGATCATGGCTTTTAATAAGGCATGGGAGAGCCAAGTTAGAAAGGCCTGCCGATCGCATCCTGCTAAAGGTAAGTCTATGATAGATTATCTGGACGCCGAAAATTTGAGCTTGTTTTACAGAGATTATCGCAGGGCATTAAAAGGTACTGCTGTTTACGACGAAAGGAACCTTAAACAAGATGGTAAAGACTGCTGGCAGATGGTGAAGTTTGAGCCTGCATTTGATGCTGACGGGAAAATTATTGGTGTATCTTTCAATTCTTCTGATATCACAAAAAAGGTTGAGCACCAACAGACCGTAATCAGCCAAAACGCACAACTTAATGAAATAGCCTTTATTCAATCTCATGAATTGCGGCGTCCGGTGGCATCTATAATGGGCTTGATGAAGCTCCTGAAGATGGATGGCCGGACCGATGATATAGAGGAGTGGCAATTACTGGAAGTAGCCGTGCAGGAGTTAGACGATAAGATACGTATGATCGTAGAATTCGTTAACCCAGCTTAG
- a CDS encoding TolC family protein, whose protein sequence is MTIKKLSCLVFCIIAFTAGVKAQADTVLTLKDAVEIALKNNYHILLSKNNSVISQNNVTIGNAGFLPQVTGDFTTTRSIQNTKQTRSDGSVNNISGAHNASTSYGPNLNWTIFNGFAMFANYDELKQLNQLGELQTRDTIQNTLANVIGTYYNLINLNEGLKALKGAIAISRTQLRYANDKFQVGRASKLDVLNAQVNLNTDTANYLNQVQQFKSAKIQLNQLLVRNLQTDFAVGDTIIVDDKLVLGEILSKAENQNPAILSAQINKRLSEINLKLVRAARYPQVALTSGYTISNSQTPAGFTLAQNTRGFNYGLTASINIFNGFNQNRLERNARIGIDNANINYKQRVLDVQAQISNLYVSYLSGLDLMKLGESNVEVARRNLEISLEKYKLGNITPLEIREAQRNYLDAQSKFFTAQYQSKSAEIMLKEITASINIQ, encoded by the coding sequence ATGACTATTAAAAAATTAAGCTGCCTTGTTTTTTGCATCATAGCATTTACTGCGGGTGTTAAGGCGCAGGCCGATACAGTGCTTACCTTAAAAGATGCTGTTGAAATAGCGTTGAAAAACAATTATCATATTTTGCTCTCAAAAAACAACTCGGTTATATCTCAAAATAATGTAACCATTGGGAATGCGGGCTTTTTGCCCCAGGTAACCGGCGATTTTACGACAACTCGGAGTATTCAGAACACAAAACAGACCCGCAGTGACGGCTCGGTAAATAATATCAGCGGTGCCCACAATGCATCAACATCCTATGGCCCGAACCTTAATTGGACCATCTTTAACGGTTTCGCCATGTTTGCCAATTATGACGAATTGAAACAGCTGAATCAATTGGGCGAACTGCAAACCCGTGACACCATACAAAACACCCTTGCCAATGTAATAGGCACCTACTATAACCTGATTAACCTTAATGAAGGTTTAAAGGCGTTAAAGGGTGCGATTGCTATTTCAAGAACCCAATTGAGGTATGCCAATGACAAATTCCAGGTTGGCCGGGCATCTAAACTGGATGTGCTGAATGCCCAGGTAAATTTGAATACCGATACCGCAAACTATTTGAACCAGGTGCAGCAATTTAAATCGGCCAAGATCCAGCTTAACCAGTTATTGGTGCGAAACCTGCAAACCGATTTTGCCGTTGGCGACACCATTATTGTTGACGATAAACTGGTGTTAGGTGAAATTCTATCAAAAGCGGAAAATCAAAATCCGGCTATTCTATCTGCACAAATCAATAAGCGCCTTTCCGAAATCAACCTAAAGCTGGTTAGGGCAGCCCGTTATCCGCAGGTTGCTTTAACATCAGGATATACAATAAGCAATAGTCAAACACCTGCCGGTTTTACTTTGGCACAAAACACCAGGGGTTTTAACTATGGCCTCACCGCTTCAATAAACATTTTCAACGGCTTTAACCAGAACAGGCTGGAGCGCAATGCCCGTATCGGGATTGACAATGCTAACATCAATTACAAGCAGCGGGTGCTTGATGTGCAGGCGCAGATCAGTAATTTATATGTAAGCTATTTATCAGGCCTCGATTTGATGAAACTGGGTGAGTCAAATGTAGAAGTGGCGAGGCGCAACCTGGAAATTTCACTGGAGAAATATAAATTGGGAAACATTACCCCCCTTGAAATAAGGGAGGCACAGCGAAATTATCTTGATGCGCAATCCAAGTTCTTTACCGCGCAATACCAGTCAAAAAGCGCTGAAATAATGTTGAAAGAAATTACCGCAAGTATAAATATTCAGTAA